The window TGCACTTCAACATCGCCCGGGCCTTCTATTCCAAGGACCTGATCAAGGAATGTCGAAAGCATCTCAGGCGTGCCATTGATATCAATCCGAAGATGAATGAGGCGCAATTGTTCCTTCGTTCCGTGGACAAGGATATCGCCTTTGAAAAAGAGATGCGTCGCAAAGAGCAGGAAGGCCGCGCAGCCATTGCTCGGGGTCTGAAAAAGCGCAGCAGAAATGACGCGCCAGAATCCAAGCGAATCAAGCTCGAATTCTAGTCTCTATTTTCCGAAATCATCCAGCGAGAAGAAGGAGCCTGCCACATGTGACGTGAATAGCGGGTCGTACTCTTCGTCGTCCCCATCAATGTGGTGGTAGGTGCAGAAGACGTTCTCGTCATCCAGCATGGTCCAGCCGGAGTATCCGAAGTCCGGCGGTGAGGTATACCGGGCATTGCGCAACTCAAGGATATTGTCCAGCACCCACTGATCGGGCAGTCCCATTTCCGGCGTCCATTTCCAATCGTATCGCCGTTGCAGGCGTGGCTCCTCAATGGAAAGGCTGACCCGTCGCCAAGTGCAATCCACGGCATTGTCCTCGAAAGGATAGGGCGCACCGAACAGAATCGGGCGTGTATCGGCATGGTCGTCGTCCACCACGATGGAAGCCCGTTCATCGCCATCAACATTCAAAGTGACACGGCCTGCTGCGTATTCCAGCCGAATGGTGTGAAATTGTCCCTGCTCGATTGGGATAGGTTGTGCATCATCCACGTCCGGTTCGATGCTGTTCGGGGTGATGCGCCACCAAACACCCAGTCGCAGGGCGCAGGCGTTTGCATCGGCTTCATCCACGCGCACTTCGGCTTCCAACACCGCCTTGGCCGAGCGGGGATCGGTCATGGGGCGCAGCACGTAGCGCACTACGCTGCAATCACCGCTGGTGTTGCTGACGCGCAGTCCGTCTTTGGTCAAGACAGGATTGGCAGGATCTGCGTGACGTCCATGAACCTTGAAGCCGGAGCAGAGTTTATCCAGCGTGCCGAGCCATGCGCTGGTACCCATATCCGGGCCAACGTTGCGATAGGTGACGAGCAATCGTCCATCGGGAACAAGTCCCATGGTCGGACGGTGTCCTATGAGCGGAGTCGGGATGGGGTCGGACCATGTGTCGCCCTCGTCTTCGCTCAGGCAGAGATACATGGGCTCATACACAAAGCTGTTTTCCCGCATCAGCGCGGCTATGCGTCCATCGGCCAAGCGAGTCATGGAGGCTTCACACAGCACCAGATTGCGTTCGCGACCAATGGCGCCGAGAGCTAGCCAGTCTTTGCCGCCGTTGTCTGAGCGGTAGGCCATTTGTTCGGTGGGAGCTTGTCGAATGGCCGGTTGCTCCGCCGTGCCGCGGTGCAGATGCCCCGTGGTGAGGAACACGTCCTCGCCCAGATCCGTGACGCGATCGATCATGTCATGCTCCAGCCCATTGGCCTGCATGACCTCCCATGTGTCGCCGCTGTCCCGGCTGATATGAAAGCGTCGGTAGCTGTCAGAAAGGAGCAGGTCGCCGTTCGTCAGTTTGATCAGGCGCGGGCAGTGGCTCCAGTCATCACCCAGACGAACGATATCATCCCAAGTTCGACCATTGTCGAAGCTTTGCCGTACAAGCAGGGTGCGTCTGCCTGGTGTGACGTGCTTATCCGCCTCATTGTAGGCCACGACCAAGCGGCCGTCATCGGCGCGGACGACATCCGGAAAGCAGATGTACTGGTCGTCACGCTTATCAATAACAATATGGCGGTCCGCAACGTTACTGATGGAAGGCATGGCTGCTCCCTATTGGAGAATTGAAATCAGGTAGGGAAGTCGCCTTCGGCTCCATTGTCAGATGACTTCGCCTCCGGCGGGCAAGGACTCGCGCCCTTGCATCCCGCTTATGCGCCTTTGGCGCGGACAACTCTTTGCGGCAAAGCCGCAGAATGGGATTCCAAAGGGTTATAGCCCTTTGGCCGCCGGAGGCGAAATCACCTGACATCGCCGCGAAGCGGCATCCTCTATTGCCTTAGTCGTCGGCGCGTTCGTCGTGTACTCGTTTGGTCTTGGCGAAACTGCGCGGCAACTCACCGGGGCCGAGAATCTTGACTTCACTGCGTACGAGAATGTGCTTTCTGATCTCGTTTGCAACAGCGTTGGTGAGATTGGTGCACTCCTCGTGGGATGCTCCGGGCGTGCACTCGACACTGACAGACATGTGATCGAGCCCGTCGCGGCGATTGAGAGAAATCTGATACTCGGCGGAAAGATCCGGGAACCCTTCGAGCACGGAACCGATTTGGCCGGGATAAATGTTCACGCCGCGGAAAATGAACATGTCGTCGGAACGGCCCATGATCTTGTCGATGCGCGGCATTTTTACGCCACAGGCACATTCGCCGGGGATCAGACGGGTCAGATCGCGGGTGCGGTAACGGACCAGCGGAGAGGCTTCCTTGCTGAGCGTGGTCACGACCATTTCGCCGACTTCGCCGGGCGCTACGGGCTTGAGCGTCTTGGGATCAAGGATTTCGAGAATGTAAATATCAGACCAGAAGTGAATGCCGTCGTGAGCCTCGCACTCAAGGCCGGTGCCGGGGCCGTAGAGCTCGGTCATGCCGATGATGTCGAAACTGTGCTCCAGACCGAGGGCTTCCTCGAACTGGCGGCGCATCTTGGGCGTATGAGTCTCGGCGCCGAAAATGGCGCGCTTGAGGGCGATCTTGTCGGCCAGCCCCTGCTTCTGCACCTCTTCACCCATGAGCAGCGCCATGGAGGCGGTGGAACAGAGACAGGTGGATTTGAGGTCGGTGAGCATCTGAAGCTGAATCTCCAGCAGACCGGGGCCTACGGGCAATGCCATGGCGCCGAAACGCTCGCAGCCCAGCTGGAATCCTGCACCAGCGGTCCAGAGACCGTAGCCAACGCAGATCTGAACGCGATCATCGACGGTCAGCCCTGCCAGCTCGTAGCAGCGGGCGAACATGTCCTTCCATGTGTCGATGTCGTTTTGGGTG of the Pseudodesulfovibrio sp. zrk46 genome contains:
- a CDS encoding sialidase family protein; this translates as MPSISNVADRHIVIDKRDDQYICFPDVVRADDGRLVVAYNEADKHVTPGRRTLLVRQSFDNGRTWDDIVRLGDDWSHCPRLIKLTNGDLLLSDSYRRFHISRDSGDTWEVMQANGLEHDMIDRVTDLGEDVFLTTGHLHRGTAEQPAIRQAPTEQMAYRSDNGGKDWLALGAIGRERNLVLCEASMTRLADGRIAALMRENSFVYEPMYLCLSEDEGDTWSDPIPTPLIGHRPTMGLVPDGRLLVTYRNVGPDMGTSAWLGTLDKLCSGFKVHGRHADPANPVLTKDGLRVSNTSGDCSVVRYVLRPMTDPRSAKAVLEAEVRVDEADANACALRLGVWWRITPNSIEPDVDDAQPIPIEQGQFHTIRLEYAAGRVTLNVDGDERASIVVDDDHADTRPILFGAPYPFEDNAVDCTWRRVSLSIEEPRLQRRYDWKWTPEMGLPDQWVLDNILELRNARYTSPPDFGYSGWTMLDDENVFCTYHHIDGDDEEYDPLFTSHVAGSFFSLDDFGK
- a CDS encoding phenylacetate--CoA ligase, whose product is MSHRFIPDLTEGQIADKQLAGLKWTARHVYDNSPFYRSRMMAQDVAPEDIRTLDDIQKLPFTTADDLKDGYPMPLLSVPESDVVRIHGSSGTTGKRKILAYTQNDIDTWKDMFARCYELAGLTVDDRVQICVGYGLWTAGAGFQLGCERFGAMALPVGPGLLEIQLQMLTDLKSTCLCSTASMALLMGEEVQKQGLADKIALKRAIFGAETHTPKMRRQFEEALGLEHSFDIIGMTELYGPGTGLECEAHDGIHFWSDIYILEILDPKTLKPVAPGEVGEMVVTTLSKEASPLVRYRTRDLTRLIPGECACGVKMPRIDKIMGRSDDMFIFRGVNIYPGQIGSVLEGFPDLSAEYQISLNRRDGLDHMSVSVECTPGASHEECTNLTNAVANEIRKHILVRSEVKILGPGELPRSFAKTKRVHDERADD